From Rutidosis leptorrhynchoides isolate AG116_Rl617_1_P2 chromosome 3, CSIRO_AGI_Rlap_v1, whole genome shotgun sequence, a single genomic window includes:
- the LOC139897032 gene encoding prohibitin-1, mitochondrial-like: MSFNKANIPKTPTGGVASALIKLGAVIGIGLYAAGNSLYNVEGGHRAIVFNRLVGVKDKVYPEGTHMMIPWFERPIIYDVRARPHLVESTSGSRDLQMVKIGLRVLTRPVADELPAVYRTLGENYNERVLPSIIHETLKSVVAQYNASQLITQREAVSREIRKILTERATNFNMALDDVSITSLTFGREFTEAIEAKQVAAQEAERAKFVVEKAEQDKKSAIIRAQGEAKSAQLIGQAIANNPAFITLRKIEASREIASIIAASTNKVMLNADNLLLNLQEMNLDSK, from the exons ATGAGTTTCAACAAAGCAAACATACCTAAGACGCCTACTGGTGGTGTAGCTTCAGCATTAATAAAATTAGGTGCTGTTATTGGTATTGGCTTGTATGCAGCTGGTAATAGTCTCTATAATGTTGAAGGAGGACATCGTGCTATCGTTTTTAATCGCTTAGTCGGAGTTAAAGATAAG GTTTATCCTGAGGGGACGCACATGATGATCCCGTGGTTCGAACGACCAATTATCTATGATGTTCGTGCACGACCCCATTTGGTCGAAAGTACTTCTGGCAGCCGTGATCTACAAATG GTGAAAATTGGCCTTCGAGTGCTTACTCGTCCGGTTGCAGATGAACTGCCTGCTGTTTATCGAACTCTTGGTGAAAACTACAACGAGAGAGTTTTGCCTTCGATTATACACGAGACGTTGAAATCTGTAGTTGCTCAATACAATGCTAGCCAGCTTATTACCCAAAGAGAG GCTGTAAGTAGGGAAATAAGAAAAATACTAACAGAGAGGGCGACCAATTTCAACATGGCGTTGGATGATGTGTCAATTACGAGTTTGACTTTTGGACGGGAGTTTACTGAGGCTATTGAAGCAAAGCAAGTGGCTGCACAAGAAGCTGAGAGGGCCAAGTTTGTAGTTGAAAAGGCTGAACAAGACAAGAAAAGTGCAATTATTAGAGCTCAG GGAGAAGCAAAAAGTGCCCAGTTGATAGGTCAAGCTATTGCAAACAATCCGGCTTTTATTACTCTTAGAAAGATTGAAGCTTCAAGAGAGATTGCGTCAATAATAGCTGCTTCAACCAACAAAGTCATGTTGAATGCAGACAATCTGTTGCTAAACCTTCAAGAAATGAATCTAGATAGTAAATAA